In a single window of the Streptomyces sp. NBC_00285 genome:
- a CDS encoding helix-turn-helix domain-containing protein yields the protein MRYAQGGGLTPAEQEKLEVVRLKAAKWFEADAGTVQIAAALRVTDRSVRRWRAAWQRGGAAMLASAGPMSTERLAPTQWQRLESELKQGPLAHGFDDHRQGWTRPGSGC from the coding sequence ATGCGGTATGCGCAGGGTGGCGGGCTGACGCCCGCTGAGCAGGAGAAACTGGAGGTCGTGCGGCTGAAGGCCGCCAAGTGGTTCGAGGCTGACGCGGGCACCGTGCAGATCGCGGCGGCGCTACGGGTGACGGACCGGTCAGTGCGCCGGTGGCGGGCGGCGTGGCAGCGGGGAGGTGCGGCGATGCTGGCGTCGGCGGGGCCGATGTCGACCGAGCGGCTGGCGCCGACGCAATGGCAGCGGCTGGAGTCGGAGCTCAAACAGGGGCCGCTGGCGCACGGCTTCGACGACCATCGTCAGGGCTGGACGCGGCCAGGGTCAGGCTGCTGA
- a CDS encoding bacteriocin: MKENFEANEGLSELSEENLAEISGGLGGYGEPPRSYPDLACKSGLKPTASNGKVLCL; this comes from the coding sequence ATGAAGGAAAACTTCGAGGCCAACGAAGGTCTGTCCGAGCTGTCGGAGGAGAACCTGGCCGAGATTTCCGGCGGGCTCGGAGGGTATGGCGAGCCGCCCCGTTCTTACCCCGACCTTGCTTGCAAGAGCGGACTCAAGCCGACGGCCAGCAACGGGAAGGTCCTGTGCCTGTAG
- a CDS encoding Cmx/CmrA family chloramphenicol efflux MFS transporter has protein sequence MPLPLYLLAMAVFAMGTSEFMLAGLLPDIASDLEVTVGTAGTLTSAFAVGMIVGAPLVAALARNWPRRSSLLGFILTFAAAHAVGAMTTSFPVLFATRVVAALANAGFLAVALTAAATLVSPDRKGRALAVLLSGTTVATIAGVPAGSVLGTFLGWRATFWAVAALCLPAALGILKGIPAGRDENEATGRPALRAELAQLTRPRLIVVMLLGALVNAATFASLTFLAPVVTDSTGLGELWISVALVLFGAGSFVGVTVAGRLSDRRPGPVIAVVGPLLLIGWPALAMLANEPVALFILLFVQGALSFALGSTLITRVLYQAAGAPTMAGSYATAALNVGAAVGPVIAAATLSTEAGDLGPLWASGLLVAVALLIAFPLLTAITADRSTEVLR, from the coding sequence ATGCCTCTCCCGCTGTACCTGCTTGCCATGGCGGTTTTCGCCATGGGCACCTCGGAATTCATGCTCGCCGGCCTCCTGCCGGACATCGCCTCAGACCTCGAAGTCACAGTCGGGACAGCCGGAACGCTCACCTCGGCCTTCGCCGTCGGCATGATCGTCGGTGCCCCCCTCGTGGCCGCGCTTGCCCGCAACTGGCCCAGGCGCTCCAGCCTTCTCGGGTTCATCCTCACTTTCGCGGCCGCTCATGCCGTAGGCGCCATGACCACCAGCTTCCCGGTCCTGTTCGCCACCCGGGTCGTCGCCGCGCTCGCGAACGCAGGGTTTCTTGCCGTCGCCCTGACGGCTGCCGCCACGCTGGTCTCACCCGACAGGAAGGGACGTGCGCTGGCCGTGCTGCTGTCAGGCACGACGGTGGCCACGATCGCCGGTGTCCCTGCCGGGTCGGTGCTCGGCACGTTCCTCGGCTGGCGGGCCACATTCTGGGCCGTCGCCGCTCTCTGCCTGCCGGCAGCTCTCGGCATCCTGAAGGGAATCCCGGCAGGACGTGATGAGAATGAGGCGACGGGCAGGCCAGCGTTGCGAGCGGAACTCGCCCAGCTCACCCGGCCACGGTTGATTGTGGTGATGCTGCTCGGCGCGCTGGTGAACGCGGCAACCTTCGCAAGCCTCACCTTCCTCGCCCCCGTGGTGACCGACAGCACCGGGCTGGGCGAGTTGTGGATCTCTGTCGCCCTGGTGCTCTTCGGCGCCGGATCCTTCGTGGGCGTCACCGTCGCCGGCCGACTGTCCGACCGGCGTCCCGGTCCGGTCATCGCAGTCGTCGGCCCGCTGCTACTCATCGGCTGGCCGGCCCTGGCGATGCTGGCCAACGAGCCGGTCGCCCTGTTCATCCTCCTGTTCGTGCAGGGTGCACTGTCGTTCGCCCTGGGCAGCACGCTGATTACGCGAGTCCTCTACCAGGCCGCAGGAGCCCCCACCATGGCCGGCTCGTATGCGACCGCGGCACTCAACGTAGGCGCCGCCGTCGGCCCCGTCATCGCTGCAGCCACCCTCAGCACCGAAGCCGGGGACCTCGGGCCGCTCTGGGCCAGCGGACTCCTCGTCGCGGTCGCGCTGCTCATCGCATTTCCCCTCCTCACCGCCATCACGGCCGACCGGAGCACCGAGGTGCTCCGGTGA
- a CDS encoding helix-turn-helix domain-containing protein has translation MFHVGYTVQGVWRLLKRHGWSCQVSVRQALERDEAVIEVWKAEVWPRAKVPRTTWAPTSASRTRVASR, from the coding sequence ATGTTCCACGTCGGCTACACCGTGCAAGGGGTGTGGCGGCTGCTCAAGCGGCACGGCTGGAGCTGCCAGGTGTCCGTCCGCCAGGCGCTGGAGCGGGACGAGGCGGTCATCGAGGTGTGGAAGGCCGAGGTGTGGCCGCGGGCAAAAGTACCGCGCACGACCTGGGCGCCCACGTCTGCTTCGCGGACGAGAGTGGCCAGTCGCTGA
- a CDS encoding RNA polymerase sigma factor produces the protein MRRRRTTAGEYGDPAGHRALEVLYTAHADRVLAYLLHRTDRETAQDILSETFVLAWRKSGSVPDDALPWLLASARRLLANRVRSDQRHRALTEHLAVMADRTGAAEIADTIGTRAEVAAALSALSEQDREVLVLSAWYGLTAKQAAVVAGCTATAFAVRLHRARKRFRAALLRAGHARPVHNAISHPHFIQRESA, from the coding sequence GTGAGACGACGACGAACAACCGCCGGGGAGTACGGTGACCCGGCCGGACACCGGGCCCTTGAGGTGCTCTATACGGCTCATGCTGATCGGGTCCTGGCTTATCTGCTGCACCGCACGGACCGGGAGACAGCTCAGGACATCCTGTCGGAGACCTTCGTTCTGGCCTGGCGCAAGTCCGGGTCCGTACCCGACGATGCCCTGCCGTGGCTGCTCGCCTCGGCCCGGCGGCTGCTCGCCAACCGCGTGCGGTCCGACCAGCGGCACCGCGCACTGACCGAGCACTTGGCGGTGATGGCCGACCGGACGGGGGCCGCGGAGATCGCGGACACGATAGGGACGCGTGCCGAGGTGGCCGCCGCGCTGTCAGCGCTTTCCGAACAGGACCGGGAGGTACTCGTGCTGAGCGCCTGGTACGGCCTGACGGCCAAGCAGGCGGCCGTGGTCGCGGGCTGCACGGCCACTGCCTTCGCTGTGCGCCTGCACCGGGCGCGCAAACGGTTCAGGGCAGCGCTGCTCCGTGCAGGCCATGCACGGCCGGTCCATAACGCGATTTCCCACCCCCACTTCATCCAACGGGAGTCAGCATGA
- a CDS encoding NHLP family bacteriocin export ABC transporter peptidase/permease/ATPase subunit has protein sequence MTTDLNQPAAPTRRGRHRAPRGASGGNSSGSAAAGPSEAKRTLTTRRRVKTPTVLQMEAVECGAAALAMILAHFGKYVGLQRLRILCGISRDGSRASHLVKAARALGLEAGGHQTTTEVLATLPAPAILFWEFNHFVVWEGQGRRLGKLVVYLNDPAQGRRVLTPEQFSDGFTGIVLTFRPGADFVRDGKAPGKLANTPARLKGTYGALVFALSAALMLAGVSTVIPAFTRGFIEGVFTADGNAPFFAFFGMMATAVLLTVVLVHTEQTYLLRAQLMSSTLSTARFLRHLLRLPIAFFSQRSPADVAHRLGMNHQIAERLSQTLSSAVVNAVVAVLYAALMWTYSPILAVIGISISLLHIVLTRVVVRLRSDGVAKLAVDTSKLISTSFSGLQLIETMKATGGERGYFRRWGDQQAALLYQQQVVSVPSALLSSIGPLLTTLNVAVILTYGGLQAVAGNLSIGLLIAFQVVLSNFSRPVAELSNLAPIMQDTVADVTRIKDVEAEQQDAVFTRPEPDRTKRLSGHLRFNTVTFGYGRLSPPLLNGFSFEIKPGHQLALVGGSGSGKSTVSRLIAGLYDPWSGSIEFDGKPHTTVSRSVLAASVAFVDQDVFLFEGTVRDNVTLWDPSLPDEAVMAALRDACMDDVVAARPGGIHSRVEQDGRNFSGGQRQRMEIARALVRNPSVLVLDEATSALDAETEQRISENLRRRGCACVLIAHRLSTIRSSDEIIVLDAGRAIERGTHHELVARAGVYSSLVLEA, from the coding sequence ATGACAACCGATCTGAATCAGCCGGCAGCGCCCACCCGTCGGGGCCGGCACCGAGCCCCCAGAGGCGCCTCGGGTGGGAATTCCAGCGGCAGCGCTGCTGCCGGACCAAGTGAGGCCAAGCGGACTCTCACCACCCGCCGTCGAGTGAAGACGCCGACCGTTCTCCAGATGGAGGCGGTCGAGTGCGGAGCGGCGGCGCTGGCGATGATCCTCGCGCACTTCGGCAAGTACGTCGGCCTGCAACGTCTGCGTATCCTGTGCGGCATATCCCGGGACGGCTCCCGCGCAAGTCATCTGGTGAAGGCGGCCCGCGCACTCGGCCTGGAAGCCGGCGGTCACCAGACGACCACCGAGGTGTTGGCCACACTGCCGGCGCCTGCGATTCTCTTCTGGGAGTTCAACCACTTTGTGGTGTGGGAGGGGCAGGGGCGTCGGCTCGGTAAGCTGGTGGTGTATCTCAATGACCCGGCGCAAGGGCGCCGGGTGCTGACACCCGAGCAGTTCAGTGACGGGTTCACCGGTATTGTCCTGACATTCAGGCCGGGAGCGGACTTCGTCCGTGACGGCAAGGCGCCAGGCAAACTCGCGAACACTCCGGCACGGCTCAAAGGCACCTACGGCGCGCTGGTGTTCGCGCTGTCGGCAGCACTGATGCTGGCAGGCGTGAGCACCGTCATCCCGGCCTTCACCCGCGGGTTCATCGAAGGCGTCTTCACCGCCGACGGCAACGCGCCGTTCTTCGCATTCTTCGGCATGATGGCGACCGCGGTGTTGCTGACCGTCGTGCTCGTGCATACCGAGCAGACGTACCTGCTGCGGGCGCAGCTGATGTCGTCCACCCTCAGTACCGCGCGCTTCCTCCGCCACCTCCTGCGGTTGCCGATCGCCTTCTTCAGCCAGCGCAGTCCGGCCGACGTGGCGCATCGACTCGGAATGAACCACCAGATCGCCGAAAGGCTGTCACAGACTCTGTCATCGGCGGTGGTTAACGCCGTCGTGGCAGTTCTCTATGCCGCGCTGATGTGGACGTACAGCCCGATCCTTGCCGTCATCGGGATCTCGATCTCACTGCTCCACATCGTCCTCACGCGCGTCGTGGTCCGGCTACGCAGCGATGGCGTGGCAAAACTCGCAGTCGACACGTCCAAACTGATATCGACGTCCTTCAGCGGGCTGCAGTTGATCGAGACCATGAAAGCGACAGGCGGCGAACGCGGATACTTCCGCCGTTGGGGAGACCAACAGGCCGCACTCCTGTACCAGCAGCAGGTGGTCTCGGTCCCTTCGGCTCTGTTGTCCTCCATCGGCCCTCTGCTGACCACCCTCAACGTCGCGGTGATCCTGACCTACGGAGGCTTGCAGGCAGTCGCGGGCAACCTGTCGATCGGGCTTTTGATCGCATTCCAAGTCGTCCTGTCGAACTTCAGCCGACCGGTTGCCGAACTCAGCAACCTCGCTCCGATCATGCAGGACACCGTCGCGGATGTCACTCGCATCAAAGACGTGGAAGCCGAACAACAGGATGCCGTCTTCACCCGTCCCGAACCGGACCGAACCAAGCGTCTCAGCGGTCATCTACGGTTCAACACCGTGACCTTCGGTTACGGCAGGCTGTCCCCTCCGCTGCTCAACGGCTTCTCCTTCGAGATCAAGCCCGGCCACCAGCTGGCGCTGGTGGGCGGGTCGGGCAGCGGGAAGTCGACGGTGAGCCGCTTGATAGCCGGCCTGTACGACCCCTGGTCCGGTTCGATCGAATTCGACGGCAAGCCGCATACGACCGTCTCGCGCAGCGTCCTGGCCGCCTCGGTAGCGTTCGTCGACCAGGACGTGTTCCTCTTCGAGGGCACTGTGCGGGACAACGTGACCCTGTGGGACCCGAGCCTGCCGGACGAGGCTGTGATGGCCGCACTGCGGGACGCCTGTATGGACGATGTCGTCGCCGCTCGCCCGGGCGGAATCCATAGCCGCGTTGAGCAGGACGGCCGCAACTTCTCCGGCGGCCAGCGGCAGCGCATGGAAATCGCCCGGGCCTTGGTCCGCAATCCCAGCGTTCTGGTCCTGGACGAGGCGACCAGCGCCCTGGACGCCGAAACCGAGCAGCGGATCAGTGAGAATCTCCGGCGCCGTGGGTGTGCCTGCGTCCTCATCGCCCACCGTCTGAGCACGATCCGCTCGTCCGACGAGATCATCGTCCTTGACGCCGGACGGGCGATTGAACGCGGCACCCATCACGAACTGGTCGCCCGCGCAGGCGTCTACTCGAGCCTTGTCTTGGAGGCATGA
- a CDS encoding IS110 family transposase encodes MTITCGVDWASDHHDVALVDQEGTLLARARIADDLDGLHQLLELLTTHGDAVNAPVPIAIETSRGLLVACLRATGRPIYAINPMAAARYRDRHTVTRKKSDHLDAMVLANILRTDRAAHRPLPDDSELARAVAVLARAQQDAVWDRTQAGNKLRSHLREYFPGFLAAFQHKREGISGSVARAVLAAAPTPEQAAKLTRPQLRTLLKKSGRERGIETEAERLRAALRVPQMRQPNQVEQAMGCQTVALLRQLNAACTSVEDLTEATAESFDTHPDAEIITSFPGLGSVTGARVLAEIGDDRSRFTDAKGLKAFAGAAPITRASGRSLAVMARRVKNQRLASVGYVWAFASLTASPGARAHYDRRRADGDRHTAAQRNLFNRMLGCLHYCLTKRSPYDEQAAFPTLPAPQLTIAA; translated from the coding sequence ATGACCATCACCTGCGGAGTCGACTGGGCCAGCGACCATCACGACGTCGCTCTGGTCGACCAGGAAGGCACCTTGTTAGCCAGGGCTCGGATCGCCGACGACCTGGACGGCCTGCACCAGCTACTCGAGCTCCTCACCACCCACGGCGACGCCGTGAACGCCCCGGTCCCTATCGCGATCGAGACCTCCCGCGGACTTCTCGTCGCATGCCTCCGCGCAACCGGCCGGCCTATTTACGCCATCAACCCGATGGCCGCCGCCCGTTACCGTGACCGCCACACGGTCACCCGCAAGAAGTCCGACCACCTCGACGCCATGGTGCTCGCGAACATCCTGCGCACGGACAGGGCCGCACACCGGCCGCTGCCTGACGACAGCGAGCTCGCCCGAGCGGTCGCCGTCCTCGCCCGCGCCCAGCAGGATGCCGTATGGGACCGAACCCAAGCCGGCAATAAACTCCGCTCTCACCTGCGCGAATACTTCCCCGGTTTCCTCGCTGCCTTTCAGCACAAGCGCGAAGGGATCAGCGGCAGCGTCGCCCGCGCCGTGTTGGCAGCGGCCCCCACCCCCGAACAGGCCGCCAAGCTCACCCGCCCCCAGCTGCGCACGCTGCTGAAGAAGAGCGGCCGTGAGCGCGGCATCGAAACGGAAGCCGAACGGCTCCGCGCCGCTTTGCGCGTCCCACAAATGCGCCAGCCCAATCAGGTCGAGCAGGCCATGGGATGCCAGACCGTCGCTCTGCTCAGACAGCTCAACGCCGCCTGCACCAGCGTCGAAGACCTCACCGAAGCCACAGCGGAGTCATTTGATACGCACCCGGACGCCGAGATCATCACCAGCTTTCCGGGACTCGGCTCTGTCACCGGCGCCCGGGTGCTCGCCGAGATCGGCGACGACCGATCCCGCTTCACCGACGCGAAAGGCCTCAAAGCCTTCGCCGGGGCCGCACCGATCACCAGGGCATCTGGCAGAAGCCTCGCCGTCATGGCCCGCAGGGTCAAGAACCAGCGCCTGGCCTCGGTCGGCTACGTCTGGGCCTTCGCCAGCCTGACCGCCTCACCCGGCGCCCGAGCCCACTACGACCGGCGACGAGCCGACGGAGACCGCCACACAGCCGCCCAGCGGAACCTCTTCAACCGCATGCTCGGCTGCCTCCACTACTGCCTCACCAAGCGCAGCCCATACGACGAACAAGCCGCATTCCCGACCCTACCGGCCCCACAACTCACCATCGCCGCTTGA
- a CDS encoding HlyD family efflux transporter periplasmic adaptor subunit, whose amino-acid sequence MTSPRGWIVLAVLTVVVIGGGIWGYSATLSPPGVAAPGLITSARGAFSVQTLVAGQVTKVYVERGSTVAAGAPVVLLSNGSKRTLVRAPGEGRIISLAARIGEVVEAGSTLASAEWSGTAADRPVALVYLPPQTAATVRVGERVDLTVSSVPVTTFGMLRGRIVSVDPFVSTRRDIAAYLGDDSLAESLTADGPAQRAVVELVAGDTASGYAWSTKAGPPSRIDSRSVVQAKIQQPPVHPIEWVLPR is encoded by the coding sequence TTGACCAGCCCTCGAGGCTGGATAGTGCTGGCCGTACTGACCGTGGTGGTCATCGGCGGAGGCATCTGGGGCTACTCGGCGACGTTGTCGCCTCCAGGAGTGGCAGCGCCCGGGCTGATCACGTCGGCGCGGGGTGCCTTCTCCGTGCAGACCCTCGTAGCCGGGCAGGTCACAAAGGTCTACGTGGAGCGAGGCTCAACTGTTGCCGCGGGTGCGCCGGTGGTTCTGCTGTCCAACGGGTCAAAGCGGACCCTGGTCCGGGCTCCGGGTGAAGGTCGCATAATCTCCCTTGCCGCGCGGATCGGCGAGGTTGTGGAAGCCGGTTCCACGCTGGCCTCGGCGGAGTGGTCCGGTACCGCCGCTGACCGCCCCGTAGCGTTGGTGTACCTGCCCCCTCAGACTGCGGCAACGGTGAGGGTGGGTGAGCGTGTCGACCTCACCGTCAGCTCTGTGCCGGTCACCACGTTCGGGATGCTGCGCGGCCGGATCGTGAGCGTTGATCCGTTCGTTTCCACGCGCCGGGACATCGCCGCCTACCTGGGCGATGACAGCCTGGCCGAGTCCCTGACCGCGGACGGACCGGCGCAGCGGGCTGTAGTGGAACTCGTCGCCGGTGACACGGCCAGTGGATACGCCTGGTCCACCAAGGCAGGACCGCCGTCCCGGATCGACTCCAGGTCGGTCGTTCAGGCGAAGATCCAGCAGCCCCCCGTCCACCCCATCGAATGGGTCCTGCCGAGATGA
- a CDS encoding IS701 family transposase — protein sequence MPTSAWGHELENLFLRAGACFARVEPRRRMRDYVRGLLGPVGRKNGWQLAEFAGHATPDGLQHLLSRSRWDADRLRDDLQLYAAEQLGSPDGVLIIDDTGFIKKGTTSAGVQRQYSGTAGRTENCQIGVFAAYATPRGHALVDRELYLPKSWTEDRERCRTAQVPDERDFTTKNDLARSMILRAMRSPLVFSWITADSAYGQDSRFRRFVEDAGLSYVVAVPKSQQVHGPRIDYLIGQAPPEAWQRLSCGDGAKGPRLYDWAAARLPAVWEFDGDEPTRQRWMLARRSINKPDEIAYYLASAPLDATVADLARIAGCRWKIEECFQSAKNECGLDQYEVRRYVGWYRHITLVMLAHTFLAAMAVQAREKGVTRPTHPTSWTSPRPKSAVCWQLNPNAVLRNAITQ from the coding sequence GTGCCCACGAGCGCCTGGGGCCATGAACTCGAGAACCTGTTCCTGCGGGCCGGAGCCTGCTTCGCCAGGGTGGAACCCCGGCGACGGATGCGCGACTATGTGCGTGGACTGCTGGGTCCGGTAGGTCGCAAGAACGGCTGGCAACTCGCCGAGTTTGCCGGCCATGCCACCCCGGACGGGCTGCAGCACCTCCTCTCCCGCAGCCGCTGGGACGCCGACCGCCTCCGCGACGACCTGCAGCTCTATGCGGCAGAACAACTCGGTTCCCCAGACGGCGTGTTGATCATCGATGACACCGGCTTCATCAAGAAGGGCACCACCTCAGCCGGGGTGCAACGGCAATATTCCGGAACGGCGGGACGCACCGAAAACTGCCAGATCGGTGTCTTCGCCGCCTACGCCACCCCCCGCGGTCACGCGCTGGTAGACCGCGAGCTCTACCTGCCCAAGTCCTGGACCGAGGACCGCGAACGCTGCCGAACGGCCCAGGTCCCCGACGAGCGCGACTTCACGACCAAGAACGACCTCGCCCGCTCCATGATCCTTCGAGCCATGCGTTCCCCGCTGGTCTTCTCCTGGATCACCGCCGACTCCGCTTACGGCCAGGACTCCCGCTTCCGCCGTTTTGTGGAGGACGCCGGGCTGTCCTACGTCGTGGCGGTGCCCAAGTCCCAGCAGGTCCACGGCCCGCGCATCGACTACCTCATCGGCCAGGCCCCGCCCGAGGCATGGCAACGCCTCTCCTGCGGAGACGGCGCCAAAGGACCGCGGCTCTACGACTGGGCAGCGGCCCGGCTGCCGGCCGTCTGGGAGTTCGACGGCGACGAACCCACGCGGCAACGCTGGATGCTCGCCCGCCGCAGCATCAACAAGCCCGATGAGATCGCGTACTACCTGGCCAGTGCCCCGTTGGACGCCACCGTTGCGGACCTCGCCCGTATCGCGGGCTGCCGCTGGAAGATCGAGGAGTGCTTCCAGAGCGCGAAGAACGAGTGCGGGCTGGACCAGTACGAAGTCCGCCGCTACGTCGGCTGGTACCGGCACATCACTCTCGTGATGCTCGCGCATACCTTCCTCGCGGCGATGGCTGTCCAGGCACGTGAAAAAGGGGTGACACGGCCGACACACCCGACCTCGTGGACCTCACCCCGGCCGAAATCCGCCGTCTGCTGGCAGTTGAACCCCAACGCTGTCCTGCGCAACGCGATCACGCAGTGA
- a CDS encoding peptidase inhibitor family I36 protein — MIADYDGKKINLAESWEGASICTELPNGEVHCYDSNEESLADPELPTQVREASLRATTDLASDPHDKCAADYWCLFQNANYGGRRLQFSSSGKKNLGDYGFRDKLSSVFYWVGRWSINYGTATIWDSRSWPLHDRERELEPPHGWANFKNMDYPGGGNWNDKVDVFQVERA; from the coding sequence GTGATCGCCGACTATGACGGGAAGAAGATCAACCTCGCCGAGTCCTGGGAAGGCGCCAGTATCTGTACGGAACTTCCCAACGGCGAAGTCCACTGCTACGACTCCAACGAGGAATCCCTGGCGGACCCAGAACTTCCGACCCAGGTCCGTGAGGCAAGCCTCAGAGCCACCACCGATCTGGCCTCTGACCCGCACGACAAATGTGCCGCCGACTACTGGTGCCTCTTTCAGAACGCCAACTACGGTGGCAGGCGCCTACAGTTCTCGAGCAGCGGCAAGAAGAACCTCGGCGACTACGGATTCCGCGACAAGCTCAGCTCGGTCTTCTACTGGGTCGGCCGCTGGTCGATCAACTACGGAACTGCGACGATCTGGGACTCGCGGTCCTGGCCGCTGCACGACCGGGAGCGTGAACTCGAACCGCCGCACGGCTGGGCGAACTTCAAGAACATGGACTACCCAGGTGGCGGCAACTGGAACGACAAGGTCGACGTCTTCCAGGTCGAGCGTGCCTGA